A single genomic interval of Clostridium facile harbors:
- a CDS encoding DJ-1 family glyoxalase III, with the protein MVYLFLAEGFEEVEALTPLDYLRRAGVEVCSVGVTGQIVTGSHGIMVHTDITPDQVNFDQIEMIVLPGGMPGTLNLEKNQIVQQAIDVCTANHHIIGAICAAPSILGHKGLLQGKKATCFPGFEPDLIGANYQNQPVCVDGTIITSRGAGAAQQFSFALVEQLLGKEKAEILAQQVQW; encoded by the coding sequence ATGGTATACTTATTTTTAGCAGAAGGTTTTGAGGAAGTGGAAGCGTTAACTCCATTGGATTATCTCCGCCGTGCTGGAGTTGAAGTATGCTCTGTTGGGGTGACGGGGCAGATTGTGACCGGATCTCACGGGATTATGGTACATACGGATATTACTCCAGATCAAGTGAATTTTGACCAGATTGAAATGATTGTACTGCCAGGTGGTATGCCAGGTACTTTAAATTTAGAGAAAAACCAGATTGTCCAACAGGCAATTGATGTTTGTACAGCAAACCATCACATAATTGGTGCAATCTGTGCAGCTCCAAGTATTTTGGGACATAAGGGTTTGTTGCAAGGAAAAAAAGCAACCTGTTTTCCAGGATTTGAACCGGATTTAATCGGAGCGAACTACCAAAATCAACCAGTCTGTGTGGACGGTACGATTATTACTTCCCGTGGGGCTGGGGCCGCTCAACAATTTAGTTTTGCTTTAGTAGAACAGCTTTTGGGTAAGGAGAAAGCCGAAATTCTGGCTCAACAGGTACAATGGTAA